A genomic window from Gossypium hirsutum isolate 1008001.06 chromosome D10, Gossypium_hirsutum_v2.1, whole genome shotgun sequence includes:
- the LOC107938174 gene encoding 21 kDa seed protein, producing the protein MKTTTASVFLLFIIFSVTPSSFLFGVANATNEPVLDFDGNEVQTGTPYYVVSYIWGAGGGGLDLGRPSGNPCPEVVAQRGSGDNGIPVIFSNSDSNDGVVRLSSDINIEFISLRPKLCRTTTVWKVDDYDHSAGKWWVITDGVKGNPGANTLTSWFRIEKVGTDFQYYTFKYCPAVCGTCPALCNQIVRDFDGEMVRLALTTGHGWPFIFKKVGKSAMEIEQVVHN; encoded by the coding sequence ATGAAAACCACAACAGCTTCAGTGTTTCTTCTTTTCATCATCTTCTCAGTCACACCATCATCCTTTTTGTTTGGTGTAGCCAACGCTACAAACGAACCTGTACTCGACTTTGATGGCAACGAGGTTCAAACAGGCACCCCATATTACGTTGTGTCGTACATATGGGGTGCTGGTGGTGGGGGGCTTGACCTAGGCAGGCCTAGTGGAAACCCATGCCCGGAAGTCGTTGCTCAAAGAGGATCCGGTGACAATGGTATTCCGGTGATATTTTCTAATTCGGACTCCAACGATGGCGTTGTTCGCCTATCCTCTGACATAAACATAGAGTTCATTTCCCTCAGACCCAAACTTTGCCGAACAACAACAGTGTGGAAGGTCGATGATTACGACCATTCAGCCGGAAAATGGTGGGTGATAACCGATGGGGTTAAAGGGAACCCAGGTGCCAACACTTTGACCAGTTGGTTTAGAATAGAGAAGGTGGGTACTGATTTTCAATATTACACATTTAAGTACTGCCCCGCAGTATGTGGAACATGCCCAGCCTTATGCAACCAAATTGTGAGAGACTTTGATGGAGAAATGGTACGTTTGGCTCTCACCACTGGCCATGGATGGCCATTTATCTTTAAGAAAGTTGGAAAATCAGCCATGGAGATTGAACAAGTTGTTCATAATTAG